Proteins encoded within one genomic window of Methanosarcina barkeri str. Wiesmoor:
- a CDS encoding HD domain-containing protein, whose protein sequence is MDLIEKTREFVTTFLEGEPSSHDMSHINRVEALCLEIQKEEGGDLLVLQLAALLHDVGVIKEHEEGGDHAVYSADIASEFLSRTGLGKEVIEAVTGCIRTHRFSAGEKPDSLEARILQDADRLDALGAVGIFRAVLSMGALRMLKHTTGMDKGSSKRTVYIEDPIEGFNEYMQYKPFTIPEKLNTDTAKKIADERLKIMRIYLKALNLEAGIDERGL, encoded by the coding sequence ATGGATCTGATAGAGAAAACGAGGGAATTTGTAACTACTTTTCTTGAAGGCGAGCCCAGTTCCCACGATATGTCTCATATAAATCGAGTAGAAGCTCTCTGCCTGGAAATCCAGAAGGAAGAAGGTGGCGATCTTCTCGTACTTCAGCTTGCAGCTCTCCTCCATGATGTCGGCGTAATTAAAGAACATGAAGAGGGCGGGGACCATGCCGTATACAGTGCCGACATTGCTTCTGAATTTCTTTCGAGAACAGGGCTCGGAAAAGAGGTTATTGAAGCTGTTACTGGTTGTATCCGGACGCATCGCTTCAGTGCAGGGGAAAAGCCGGATAGTCTCGAAGCTCGAATTTTGCAGGACGCCGACAGGCTTGATGCCCTTGGAGCAGTGGGGATCTTCAGGGCTGTTCTTTCCATGGGAGCTCTCAGGATGTTAAAGCACACAACAGGGATGGATAAGGGGAGTTCAAAAAGAACCGTGTACATTGAAGACCCTATTGAAGGCTTTAACGAATATATGCAGTACAAACCTTTCACAATTCCTGAAAAGTTGAATACCGACACTGCAAAAAAGATTGCCGATGAAAGGCTGAAAATCATGCGTATTTATCTTAAAGCCCTGAACCTGGAGGCCGGGATTGACGAAAGAGGGCTCTGA
- a CDS encoding amidohydrolase family protein — protein sequence MADIIVKNAYVMTMDPDEGDLKNGTVVIEDGKITEIGEKTSESADTVIDAKHSVVMPGLVNTHTHAAMTLFRGYADDLQLADWLEGHIWPAEAKLTAEDVYKGSLLACLEMIRSGTTSFADMYFYMDETAKAVEASGLRASLCHGLIELWNEEKGATDLKEGKRFVRAWQGAADGRIKTMYGPHAPNTCSEEFLAKVREEANRDGAGIHIHLLETEAELLAMKERYGKCSVHLLEDIGFLGPDVLAAHCVWLSDGDIEILGKRGVNVSHNVISNMKLASGIAPVYKMLEKGVNVSLGTDGCASNNNLDLFEEMKTAALLHKVNTFSPTALPARQVLQMGTVNGAKALGTETGMLKVGMKADLIVVDMKKAHLTPCFDVPSHLVYSAKGSDVRTTIVNGKVLMDDYKVLALDEQKVMEDAQKAAEELVTRVNA from the coding sequence ATGGCTGACATAATTGTAAAAAATGCTTACGTTATGACAATGGACCCCGATGAGGGAGATCTCAAAAATGGGACTGTTGTCATCGAAGACGGAAAGATTACGGAAATCGGAGAAAAGACCAGTGAAAGTGCCGATACCGTAATTGATGCAAAACATTCGGTAGTAATGCCAGGGCTTGTAAATACGCATACTCATGCTGCAATGACTCTTTTTCGGGGTTATGCCGACGATTTGCAGCTTGCAGACTGGCTTGAAGGGCATATATGGCCTGCCGAGGCAAAGCTGACTGCAGAAGATGTTTATAAAGGCAGTCTGCTTGCCTGCCTGGAGATGATCAGGTCAGGCACTACTTCTTTTGCGGACATGTACTTTTATATGGACGAGACTGCAAAAGCTGTTGAGGCATCAGGGCTTCGGGCTTCACTTTGCCATGGGCTTATCGAACTCTGGAACGAAGAAAAGGGCGCAACAGACCTAAAAGAAGGGAAGCGCTTTGTCCGGGCCTGGCAGGGAGCGGCTGACGGCAGGATAAAAACAATGTATGGGCCTCATGCCCCGAATACCTGCTCTGAAGAATTTCTTGCAAAGGTAAGGGAAGAAGCCAACAGGGATGGTGCAGGAATCCATATCCATCTCCTTGAAACGGAAGCCGAACTCCTGGCTATGAAAGAAAGGTACGGGAAATGTTCGGTGCACCTTCTGGAAGACATAGGATTTTTAGGGCCTGATGTGCTTGCTGCTCACTGTGTCTGGCTTTCGGACGGCGACATAGAAATCCTGGGAAAAAGAGGAGTAAATGTTTCTCATAATGTCATAAGTAATATGAAACTAGCTTCAGGGATTGCACCTGTATACAAGATGCTCGAAAAAGGAGTCAATGTGAGCCTTGGTACGGATGGTTGTGCCTCAAACAATAACCTTGACCTTTTTGAGGAGATGAAAACGGCTGCTCTTCTGCATAAAGTCAATACTTTCAGCCCTACTGCCCTTCCTGCGCGACAGGTGCTTCAAATGGGTACTGTGAACGGTGCAAAAGCCCTTGGCACGGAAACCGGCATGTTGAAAGTAGGAATGAAAGCGGACCTTATCGTGGTAGATATGAAAAAAGCGCATCTTACCCCCTGTTTTGATGTTCCCTCCCACTTGGTGTACTCTGCAAAAGGAAGCGACGTCAGGACAACAATTGTAAATGGGAAAGTCCTTATGGATGATTACAAAGTGCTGGCCCTGGACGAGCAGAAAGTTATGGAAGATGCTCAAAAAGCCGCAGAAGAGCTTGTTACAAGGGTAAACGCCTGA
- a CDS encoding Vms1/Ankzf1 family peptidyl-tRNA hydrolase, translating to MQSAKNQLEKKEILARQAVSDRQEAEALLNQERIRTRTLSHELETIRTESEGKLKFRGIENLSLQVVQAYLSKLKSFHAPAGGLLTAYLPPGTRLSGVISEKALKRVEEETRTLLDRLEPETGLVLFYDLHRMVCEAIAPPFPITFPAWELGDSFEVSLLEEILSKDYRMLVLVLHAGESFIGFAPDAQVFDTEELIRSSVKEKHSKGGFSQRRFERLREEDIAHHMDKVLEVLDRVLEEKKLIDCVILSGDFQLIGEIRKRLPFNLDIIEKPSDIRVEKAGSEEILRTVLSSRRYLL from the coding sequence TTGCAGAGTGCAAAAAACCAGCTTGAAAAAAAAGAGATTCTTGCAAGGCAAGCGGTTTCGGACAGGCAGGAAGCTGAGGCTCTTTTAAATCAGGAACGTATTCGCACCCGGACTCTTTCCCACGAGCTCGAAACAATCAGAACCGAATCCGAGGGCAAACTGAAGTTCCGTGGGATTGAAAACCTGAGCCTGCAAGTTGTTCAGGCTTACCTCTCCAAGCTCAAGTCCTTCCACGCCCCTGCAGGCGGCCTGCTGACCGCTTACCTACCTCCTGGAACCCGACTCTCAGGTGTGATAAGTGAAAAGGCTCTTAAGCGCGTGGAAGAGGAAACCCGTACCCTTCTTGACAGGCTTGAGCCTGAGACCGGCCTTGTACTTTTTTATGATCTTCACCGTATGGTCTGTGAAGCTATAGCTCCTCCTTTTCCTATCACTTTCCCAGCCTGGGAGCTTGGGGATAGTTTTGAGGTCTCTTTGCTTGAAGAGATCTTAAGTAAGGACTACCGCATGCTTGTCCTTGTCCTGCACGCCGGCGAATCCTTCATAGGTTTTGCTCCAGATGCGCAGGTTTTCGATACCGAAGAGCTTATCCGCAGCAGCGTAAAGGAAAAGCACAGTAAAGGAGGCTTTAGCCAGCGCCGTTTCGAACGCCTCAGGGAAGAAGATATCGCACACCACATGGATAAAGTCCTCGAAGTCCTGGACAGGGTTCTTGAAGAAAAAAAGCTTATTGACTGCGTTATTCTGAGCGGGGATTTTCAGCTAATTGGGGAAATCCGGAAGCGTCTTCCTTTCAATCTAGATATAATCGAAAAGCCGTCTGACATCAGAGTCGAAAAAGCAGGCAGTGAAGAGATTCTCAGGACGGTCTTGAGCTCAAGAAGATATCTGCTTTGA
- the coaBC gene encoding bifunctional phosphopantothenoylcysteine decarboxylase/phosphopantothenate--cysteine ligase CoaBC — MDNEEKQKAPGSRAEKFHPTLWIQGQKSSSLAGKTIVLGVTGSIGAVRVVELARELIRNGAEVHAVMTEAATRILHPDALHYATGNPAITELGGRVEHVEFCGLKGRADLLLIAPATANTIGKIAYGIDDTPVTSFATTALGSGIPLMVVPAMHESMFRHPAVAANLIRLKSWGISIVGPRLEEGVAKIAANEEIVLEVERALGNKTLENRKIIITSGSTAESLDPIRIITNRASGKTGRELALEAYRKGADVTLVHRDRLGFAGIREVFVESAADMTDAVLSELEKEYDVLISSAAIADYTAEPSPGKIKSGGELTLRLKPTRKLIKECRQKYPDLVIIGFKAETGIEKEELLRRAASTLKTSKLDLIAANDVAKGGMGTEENELYLLGQKKNEPRHVSGNKRKLAAFILEEAADLLK, encoded by the coding sequence ATGGATAATGAAGAAAAGCAAAAGGCCCCCGGGTCCAGAGCCGAAAAGTTCCACCCCACACTCTGGATCCAGGGGCAAAAGAGCTCTTCCCTTGCCGGAAAAACCATAGTTCTTGGTGTCACGGGAAGTATTGGAGCAGTCAGGGTAGTTGAACTTGCAAGAGAGCTAATCAGAAACGGGGCTGAGGTCCATGCTGTTATGACAGAGGCTGCCACGCGTATTCTGCACCCTGATGCCCTGCACTATGCTACCGGAAATCCAGCAATTACCGAACTTGGAGGCAGGGTTGAACATGTAGAGTTCTGCGGGCTCAAGGGCAGGGCCGACCTTCTCCTTATAGCCCCTGCAACTGCAAACACCATTGGTAAAATCGCATACGGAATAGATGATACTCCTGTAACTTCATTTGCAACAACTGCCCTCGGCTCTGGTATACCTTTGATGGTTGTTCCTGCAATGCACGAATCAATGTTCAGGCACCCGGCTGTAGCTGCGAATCTGATAAGATTGAAAAGCTGGGGAATATCTATTGTGGGCCCCAGGCTTGAAGAAGGCGTTGCAAAAATTGCAGCAAATGAAGAAATCGTGCTCGAGGTAGAAAGAGCTCTCGGAAACAAAACCCTTGAAAACCGAAAAATAATTATCACGAGCGGCTCTACTGCCGAAAGTCTAGACCCCATCCGAATTATCACGAACCGGGCTTCAGGTAAAACCGGCAGGGAGCTTGCTCTTGAAGCTTATCGCAAGGGAGCTGATGTAACCCTGGTTCATAGAGACCGGCTTGGGTTTGCAGGAATCAGGGAGGTTTTTGTAGAGAGTGCCGCCGACATGACTGATGCTGTACTCTCGGAACTCGAGAAAGAGTACGATGTTCTTATCAGTTCGGCAGCAATTGCAGATTATACAGCCGAACCTTCTCCCGGAAAGATAAAATCGGGAGGAGAACTCACCTTGAGACTGAAGCCCACCCGCAAATTGATTAAGGAATGCCGTCAAAAGTATCCTGACCTCGTAATTATAGGTTTCAAGGCTGAAACCGGAATTGAAAAAGAAGAACTCCTCAGAAGGGCAGCCTCAACCCTTAAAACTTCAAAATTGGACCTGATTGCAGCAAATGATGTCGCAAAAGGTGGAATGGGCACTGAGGAGAATGAACTGTACCTGCTTGGACAGAAAAAAAATGAACCAAGGCACGTAAGCGGGAATAAACGCAAACTTGCAGCCTTTATCCTTGAAGAGGCAGCCGATCTGTTAAAGTAA
- a CDS encoding 4-phosphopantoate--beta-alanine ligase — translation MTEIPKDHPRYESLLAREKVAAGVKMGITSVQGLISQGRGESFDYLIGERSTKSALYAERAAVAALLLAKNPVISVNGNAAVLAPDKIVALADVTEAKLEVNLFHRTETRVHLIIEQLKANGASEVLGKNPDVSLELSHARRLVESRGIYSADVVLVPLEDGDRCEKLVEMGKTVIAIDLNPLSRTSKMATISIVDNLTRALENMIKFGVELKKERNEELVKLITTYDNKKVLIEAISEIQENLKAMTVELEQ, via the coding sequence ATGACCGAGATACCCAAAGACCACCCAAGGTATGAGTCCCTGTTAGCCCGTGAAAAGGTTGCAGCCGGGGTAAAAATGGGAATTACAAGCGTTCAGGGGTTGATTTCCCAGGGAAGAGGCGAAAGCTTTGATTACCTCATAGGTGAGCGAAGCACCAAGTCTGCTCTGTATGCTGAAAGAGCAGCAGTTGCTGCACTGCTTCTGGCAAAGAACCCCGTGATTTCCGTAAACGGCAATGCTGCAGTTCTCGCTCCTGACAAAATTGTCGCCCTTGCAGATGTTACAGAAGCAAAGCTCGAGGTCAATCTCTTCCACAGAACCGAAACAAGAGTCCACCTCATAATAGAACAGCTCAAAGCCAACGGGGCTTCTGAGGTACTCGGGAAAAATCCAGATGTGAGCCTTGAACTCTCTCATGCCAGGCGGCTGGTAGAAAGCCGAGGGATATATTCTGCAGATGTAGTGCTTGTCCCACTGGAAGACGGAGACCGTTGTGAGAAACTTGTAGAAATGGGAAAGACTGTTATAGCTATTGACCTGAACCCTCTCTCAAGGACTTCAAAGATGGCTACAATCTCGATAGTTGACAACCTTACCCGTGCACTTGAAAACATGATCAAGTTCGGAGTGGAACTAAAAAAGGAGAGAAATGAAGAACTTGTGAAATTAATCACGACTTATGATAATAAAAAAGTTCTCATAGAGGCGATTTCTGAAATCCAGGAAAACCTTAAAGCGATGACTGTAGAATTGGAACAATGA
- a CDS encoding adenosylhomocysteinase — protein sequence MTEKELIESGNMKMDWARNHMPVLAIVRKKFEEEKPLKGMKVGMALHVEAKTAVLVETLAAGGAEVAITGCNPLSTQDDVSLALGTRKNINCFAKYGVESQEYYKAIDQVLDIKPDITIDDGADLIFKLHTERTDLLPNILGGCEETTTGVHRLHAMEKEGALKMPVIAVNDAMTKYLFDNRYGTGQSAWDGINRTTNLLVAGKNVVVAGYGWCGRGVAMRASGLGANVIVTEVDPVRALEARMDGYRVMKMADAAKLGEIFVTTTGNRDILTAENFKSMPDGAILANSGHFNVEIDMGALESLAKSVRTVRHNIKEYDLGDRRINVIAEGRLVNLAAGDGHPAEVMDMSFANQALCVRYIAENKLPNGVHKVPLELDTFVARMKLQSMGITIDELTTTQECYMSGWECGT from the coding sequence ATGACCGAAAAAGAACTCATAGAATCCGGAAACATGAAGATGGACTGGGCAAGAAACCATATGCCTGTACTTGCCATCGTCAGGAAAAAATTTGAGGAGGAAAAACCCCTAAAGGGGATGAAGGTAGGAATGGCTCTGCATGTGGAAGCAAAAACTGCAGTCCTTGTAGAGACCCTCGCTGCGGGCGGTGCAGAGGTAGCAATTACCGGCTGCAATCCTCTCAGCACGCAGGATGACGTGTCCCTTGCCCTCGGCACCCGCAAGAACATAAACTGTTTTGCAAAATACGGAGTCGAAAGCCAGGAATATTACAAAGCAATCGACCAAGTCCTGGACATTAAACCCGATATCACAATCGATGACGGGGCAGACCTTATCTTTAAATTACATACAGAAAGGACCGACCTGCTTCCGAATATTCTTGGCGGCTGCGAAGAAACAACAACTGGTGTTCACAGGCTTCATGCGATGGAAAAAGAAGGAGCTCTGAAAATGCCGGTAATCGCAGTAAACGACGCCATGACCAAATACCTCTTTGACAACCGCTACGGGACAGGCCAGTCAGCCTGGGATGGGATTAACAGGACAACAAACCTCCTAGTAGCAGGCAAAAACGTTGTTGTTGCAGGTTACGGCTGGTGCGGGCGCGGAGTTGCAATGCGTGCTTCAGGCCTTGGGGCAAATGTAATCGTTACCGAAGTCGATCCTGTAAGAGCTCTTGAAGCCAGGATGGACGGTTACAGGGTTATGAAGATGGCAGATGCTGCAAAATTAGGTGAAATCTTTGTGACCACCACAGGAAACCGCGATATTCTCACAGCCGAAAATTTCAAGTCCATGCCTGACGGAGCAATCCTTGCAAATTCCGGCCACTTCAATGTGGAAATCGATATGGGAGCCCTTGAATCTCTTGCGAAATCCGTCCGGACCGTAAGACACAATATAAAAGAATACGATCTCGGCGACAGGCGCATTAATGTCATAGCCGAAGGCAGGCTGGTCAATCTGGCTGCTGGCGACGGTCATCCCGCCGAGGTTATGGATATGAGTTTTGCAAACCAGGCTCTCTGTGTGCGTTATATTGCTGAAAACAAGCTTCCGAACGGAGTCCATAAGGTACCTCTGGAACTTGATACTTTTGTGGCAAGAATGAAACTTCAGTCAATGGGCATAACCATCGATGAACTCACGACGACACAGGAATGCTACATGAGCGGTTGGGAGTGCGGGACATAA
- a CDS encoding pantoate kinase, giving the protein MYIYESEGADIQAKAYAPGHITGFFQIHEHENPHRKGSTGCGIVLNGGVTTEVKIGRSVEKTEIFLNGKRVEGRTTRTVAEMMTELPVRIKSWAEIPTGCGFGASGAGALGTAYALNNALSLNQTVKSLTEHAHVAEVVNCSGLGDIAAQSSGGVVIRLQPGGPEFGLVDGIPAPEVRVFCIVLGEISTGSVLRDEAAASRINSAGKEAMSELLKKPTLENFMQQAKAFASKTDLMSSRAKDVIETANANGGLASQAMLGDTVFAIAPYSQQFRLYEALQEFGEVLEYGISTCVPKLMNE; this is encoded by the coding sequence ATGTATATATATGAGAGTGAAGGAGCAGATATTCAGGCAAAGGCCTATGCTCCGGGACACATCACAGGTTTTTTCCAGATTCATGAGCATGAAAACCCTCATCGTAAGGGTTCTACAGGCTGCGGAATCGTCCTGAATGGAGGCGTAACCACCGAAGTAAAGATCGGGAGATCTGTAGAAAAAACCGAAATTTTCCTTAATGGAAAGAGAGTTGAAGGCAGAACTACTCGGACTGTCGCAGAGATGATGACTGAACTGCCCGTAAGAATAAAGAGCTGGGCAGAAATTCCAACCGGATGCGGATTTGGAGCTTCAGGTGCAGGAGCTCTCGGGACAGCCTATGCCCTGAACAATGCACTTTCCCTGAATCAGACCGTAAAAAGCCTGACTGAACATGCTCATGTGGCTGAGGTTGTCAATTGCAGCGGACTTGGGGATATTGCTGCCCAGTCCAGCGGTGGAGTAGTGATCAGACTGCAGCCGGGTGGACCCGAATTCGGGCTTGTGGATGGGATTCCGGCTCCCGAAGTCAGGGTCTTTTGTATTGTGCTTGGTGAGATTTCTACCGGTTCGGTCCTGAGGGATGAAGCTGCAGCCTCAAGAATTAACAGCGCAGGAAAAGAAGCTATGTCCGAGCTGCTTAAAAAGCCAACTCTTGAGAACTTCATGCAGCAGGCAAAAGCATTTGCCAGTAAAACAGATCTTATGAGCAGCAGGGCAAAAGATGTGATCGAAACTGCAAACGCAAATGGTGGGTTAGCTTCCCAGGCAATGCTTGGAGATACGGTTTTTGCAATTGCCCCTTACTCCCAGCAGTTCCGTCTCTACGAAGCCCTCCAGGAATTTGGTGAGGTGCTGGAATACGGCATAAGTACCTGTGTGCCGAAACTAATGAACGAATGA
- a CDS encoding class I SAM-dependent methyltransferase: protein MYNREGIQGHILSFIDFSKASTFLDIGCGKGNDLIEISNRTCKEAKLYGVDVKANLIEFAKMQTEGDCRFTFNVYDVEDGLKFEDESIDVIISCNVLECIKNKSKLLHEIHRVLKPDGKIIMAHFDWDTQIFNAFDKNLYRKLIHTYSDWQQPWMNDCDAWMGRRISGVFNETGLFSGNIFTYVVTESEYKEGFRGYSLINEEFKALVEKGIIKNTEFELFKDQIIQLEKTGHYFYSVNLYTYVGQKK, encoded by the coding sequence ATGTATAATAGAGAAGGAATTCAGGGTCATATTTTATCCTTTATAGACTTTTCAAAAGCCAGTACATTTTTGGATATTGGTTGTGGTAAAGGTAATGATCTAATAGAAATTAGTAATAGGACCTGCAAAGAAGCTAAATTGTATGGTGTCGATGTTAAGGCTAACCTGATAGAGTTTGCAAAAATGCAGACTGAAGGGGATTGTCGGTTTACATTTAATGTTTATGATGTAGAAGATGGTCTCAAATTCGAAGACGAGTCAATAGATGTTATCATCAGTTGTAATGTATTAGAATGCATCAAAAATAAAAGTAAATTACTACACGAAATTCATAGAGTGCTGAAGCCCGATGGAAAAATTATTATGGCGCATTTTGATTGGGATACACAAATTTTCAATGCTTTTGATAAAAACCTTTATAGAAAGCTTATCCATACATATAGCGATTGGCAGCAGCCCTGGATGAATGATTGTGATGCCTGGATGGGACGAAGAATTTCAGGTGTATTTAACGAGACAGGCTTATTTAGTGGAAATATATTTACTTATGTGGTGACTGAATCCGAGTATAAAGAAGGATTCAGGGGTTATTCATTGATAAATGAGGAATTTAAAGCACTTGTTGAAAAAGGAATAATCAAAAATACTGAGTTTGAATTATTTAAGGATCAAATAATTCAACTAGAAAAGACAGGACATTATTTTTACAGTGTAAATTTGTATACATATGTAGGTCAGAAGAAATAA
- a CDS encoding YoaK family protein, which yields MIKMLTLKNERKERKTRLCNFTSESVELGILLAIVGGFLDAYTFVGRGGVFANAQTGNVVLMGIEAAAGDWRQAVLHAVPILAFMAGVIVAEMIKSPSMRLPIPESERAVLILETVVLFIVGFIPYTSPDIIVTVTISFVSSVQISSFRKLVGSTYSTTMVTGNLRSATQEAYIAFTKKDDESACRTVRYTTINLSFLAGAILGGLLTSFIGVKAVWIPVIVLICSIILFNNERKDEAVGIEI from the coding sequence ATGATAAAGATGCTAACATTGAAAAATGAAAGAAAAGAAAGAAAAACGCGTTTATGTAACTTTACCTCTGAGTCGGTGGAGCTTGGAATACTTCTTGCAATTGTAGGGGGATTTCTGGACGCTTATACATTCGTTGGAAGAGGCGGAGTTTTCGCTAATGCCCAGACTGGAAACGTCGTGCTTATGGGCATAGAAGCTGCAGCAGGAGACTGGAGACAGGCAGTGCTTCATGCTGTACCTATTCTGGCATTCATGGCTGGAGTAATAGTTGCTGAGATGATTAAAAGTCCTTCAATGCGCCTGCCTATACCGGAATCTGAAAGGGCAGTTTTAATTCTTGAAACTGTAGTCCTTTTTATTGTAGGCTTTATACCTTACACCAGTCCAGATATCATAGTGACTGTTACAATTTCATTTGTCTCTTCGGTTCAGATATCTTCATTTCGCAAACTCGTTGGTTCTACGTATAGCACAACAATGGTTACTGGAAACTTACGTTCAGCTACACAGGAAGCTTATATCGCTTTCACAAAAAAAGACGATGAATCGGCTTGCAGAACCGTTCGATACACTACAATTAACCTTTCGTTTCTAGCAGGAGCTATTTTAGGAGGGTTGCTTACATCATTTATTGGGGTTAAAGCCGTGTGGATACCTGTTATCGTGCTAATATGCTCTATAATTTTGTTCAATAACGAGCGTAAGGATGAGGCCGTTGGTATTGAAATATAA
- a CDS encoding transposase — MAFRQENSLTDEQWDYIRLHLPFQPSAGRKRVNDRQIINGILYVLITGCQWRDMPRDSWSNKNQGWTQTSNKIKRSSSRFYLNSDIFVY, encoded by the coding sequence ATAGCTTTCAGGCAAGAAAATTCCCTAACCGATGAACAATGGGATTATATTCGCTTACACCTTCCATTCCAACCTTCGGCTGGGAGGAAGAGAGTAAATGATCGTCAGATTATCAACGGTATTCTTTATGTTCTTATTACAGGTTGTCAATGGCGAGATATGCCCAGAGACTCTTGGAGCAATAAAAATCAGGGCTGGACACAAACCAGTAACAAGATCAAAAGAAGTAGTAGCAGATTCTATTTAAATAGCGACATTTTTGTTTATTGA